In a genomic window of Streptomyces koelreuteriae:
- a CDS encoding YihY/virulence factor BrkB family protein — MVKLHIPGRKEHDATETPSAEPSESTRPASGTAGPGPEVERAAPDTPSELPRTSWGAVLKGSVREFKKDELTDRAAALTYYAVLALFPALLVLVSLLGITGKSTTDKVLENIQQLAPGSVRDILTQAVEQLQGNAGIGSVVAIVGLVLAVWSASGYVGAFIRAANAVYDMPEGRPVWKLLPVRVGVTVVLMVLATFSALIVVFTGGFAREAGATLGIGDTALTVWSIAKWPVLVVLVTIMIAILYWATPNAKVKGFRWITPGSVLALLIWLAASAGFAVYVANFASYNKTYGTMAGVIVFLVWLWITNLAILLGLEFDAETVRQRAVAGGHPPEDEPYTQPRDTRAWDEEDRRRVEDG; from the coding sequence ATGGTGAAGCTGCACATTCCTGGACGAAAAGAACACGACGCGACGGAGACCCCGTCTGCGGAGCCGTCGGAGAGCACTCGGCCGGCGTCCGGGACGGCCGGTCCGGGGCCCGAAGTGGAGCGTGCGGCGCCCGACACGCCGAGTGAGCTGCCCCGGACGTCGTGGGGTGCGGTGCTGAAGGGGAGCGTGCGGGAGTTCAAGAAGGACGAGCTGACGGACCGGGCGGCGGCGCTGACGTACTACGCGGTGCTGGCGCTGTTCCCGGCGCTGCTGGTCCTGGTGTCGCTGCTGGGCATCACCGGGAAGTCGACCACGGACAAGGTGCTCGAGAACATCCAGCAGCTCGCGCCCGGCTCGGTGCGGGACATCCTCACCCAGGCCGTCGAGCAGTTGCAGGGCAACGCCGGCATCGGCTCGGTGGTGGCGATCGTCGGTCTCGTCCTGGCGGTGTGGTCGGCCTCCGGGTATGTGGGGGCGTTCATCCGCGCCGCCAACGCCGTCTACGACATGCCCGAGGGGCGGCCGGTGTGGAAGCTGCTGCCGGTGCGGGTGGGTGTCACGGTCGTGCTGATGGTGCTGGCCACGTTCAGCGCGCTGATCGTGGTGTTCACCGGCGGGTTCGCCCGTGAGGCCGGAGCGACGCTCGGGATCGGCGACACCGCGCTGACGGTCTGGTCGATCGCGAAGTGGCCCGTGCTCGTCGTCCTGGTCACGATCATGATCGCGATCCTCTACTGGGCGACCCCGAACGCCAAGGTGAAGGGGTTCCGCTGGATCACTCCGGGCAGTGTGCTGGCCCTGCTGATCTGGCTGGCCGCGTCGGCGGGCTTCGCCGTGTACGTGGCCAACTTCGCCTCGTACAACAAGACCTACGGCACGATGGCCGGTGTCATCGTCTTCCTGGTGTGGCTGTGGATCACGAACCTGGCGATCCTGCTGGGCCTGGAGTTCGACGCGGAGACGGTACGGCAGCGGGCCGTCGCCGGTGGGCATCCGCCCGAGGACGAGCCGTACACCCAGCCGCGCGACACCCGGGCCTGGGACGAGGAGGACCGGCGCCGCGTCGAAGACGGCTAG
- a CDS encoding sulfite exporter TauE/SafE family protein: MTPWEMAAVFAAGTGAGAVNAVVGSGTLITFPVLLATGLPPVTATVSNGLGLVPGSISAVIGYREELRGQRRRVLLLGIGAVLGGLAGAVLLLTLPAAAFERIVPVLVGLALVLVACQPLIARRVRRRRRRTGARTRPDGGPLLFTGLTLASVYGGYFSAAQGIIYVSLMGMLLDETLQRLNAVKNVLAAVVSTVAALLFLFFAEFDWTAVVLIAAGSALGGLIGARTGRRFSPAVLRTLIVSVGTVALVHLVLH, translated from the coding sequence GTGACGCCCTGGGAGATGGCGGCCGTGTTCGCGGCCGGTACGGGCGCCGGTGCCGTCAACGCCGTCGTCGGCTCGGGAACGCTGATCACCTTCCCTGTGCTGCTCGCCACCGGACTGCCTCCGGTCACGGCGACCGTCTCCAACGGCCTCGGGCTGGTGCCCGGCTCGATCAGCGCGGTCATCGGCTACCGCGAGGAACTCCGCGGTCAGCGTCGGCGCGTCCTTCTGCTCGGCATCGGTGCCGTGCTGGGCGGCCTCGCGGGCGCGGTGCTGCTGCTGACGCTGCCCGCCGCGGCCTTCGAGCGGATCGTGCCGGTCCTGGTGGGCCTCGCCCTCGTCCTGGTCGCCTGCCAGCCCCTCATCGCCCGGCGCGTGCGCCGCCGCCGTCGCCGTACCGGCGCCCGTACCCGTCCCGACGGCGGTCCGCTGCTGTTCACGGGGCTGACGCTCGCCAGCGTCTACGGCGGCTACTTCTCGGCAGCGCAGGGCATCATCTACGTCTCCCTGATGGGCATGCTGCTCGACGAGACGCTCCAGCGGCTCAACGCCGTGAAGAACGTGCTCGCGGCCGTCGTCAGCACCGTCGCCGCCCTGCTCTTCCTCTTCTTCGCGGAGTTCGACTGGACGGCCGTCGTCCTCATCGCCGCCGGATCCGCGCTGGGCGGCCTGATCGGAGCCAGGACGGGCCGCCGCTTCAGCCCCGCCGTCCTGCGGACCCTGATCGTGTCGGTCGGCACCGTCGCCCTCGTCCACCTGGTGCTGCACTGA
- a CDS encoding flavodoxin family protein: MATLLIVHHTPSPNCQAMFEAVVSGASDPEIEDVRVERLPALSATASDVLAADGYLLGTPANLGYMSGALKHFFDQVYYPCLDATRGRPFGFYVHGGNDVTGAVRGIESITTGLGWRRTAEAVTVTGEPDKGDIERCWELGATVAAGLMG, from the coding sequence GTGGCCACCTTGCTGATCGTCCATCACACGCCCTCGCCCAACTGCCAGGCGATGTTCGAAGCCGTCGTCTCCGGGGCGAGCGACCCCGAGATCGAGGACGTCCGGGTCGAACGCCTGCCGGCGCTGTCCGCCACCGCCTCCGACGTCCTCGCCGCCGACGGCTACCTCCTCGGCACCCCCGCCAACCTCGGCTACATGTCGGGCGCCCTCAAGCACTTCTTCGACCAGGTCTATTACCCGTGCCTGGACGCGACGCGCGGCCGCCCCTTCGGCTTCTACGTGCACGGCGGGAACGACGTGACCGGAGCGGTGCGCGGCATCGAGTCCATCACGACGGGCCTCGGCTGGCGTCGCACCGCCGAGGCCGTCACCGTGACCGGCGAGCCCGACAAGGGCGACATCGAGAGGTGCTGGGAACTGGGCGCCACGGTCGCCGCCGGACTCATGGGCTGA
- a CDS encoding DUF1996 domain-containing protein — protein MAANVYASATDGGSGGESAQTRSGTGVRTAGTTIDCPDVGSKLTSVPEQARAEVDKELALLDEQIAKAYQRLSESAQQIQQDSGFADNAIMNPLKEKRGATLERIAIAIDRVGDRPEGLDALAACTVRDSGNQAPEQGEGQDAGDGGGEEQPGQEQGNGQGQGQGNNGGQAGNGPVAADFADITGVQPNVNSPRQKGNASRGTFATSCGVNENGLFNSDNIIAAPGVTNGAHHFHDYVGNQANNAFASDQDLADAETSCDDQGDKSSYYWPVLRVQNGTQEQDAGSPGGGIEGNAGAIVTPKQVTLDFVGNPRDKVTAMPRLLRIITGDAKSFVNGPANANASWSCTGFEDRQLKDKYPLCPKGSDVVRSFKFQSCWDGRNIDSANHRTHVAFADASGACPSGFRAIPQLVQRIVYDVDAPSLKDGGRTTPLFAVDSFPEQLHKPVTDHGDFINVFDEDLMGEMVDCINDGRKCGAGAGAEPGDKPTEKPTEKPTEKPSEAPGAGEEPTEEPTKTPEAPQEQPTRTPDAPKDGNAGGKPGDTGNDGKGGKDGEGEASEPPATNKPAPEPEPSDPPADEAEVYATPSAKSGEQDGSKDDTGEDSDGLGQSQAVGEATSAAVTPAAPPQTEPQAVGSGSLAETGAQMWPAAAGAVLLITGFVVLRRARRT, from the coding sequence ATGGCGGCCAACGTCTACGCCTCGGCCACGGACGGCGGTTCAGGCGGTGAGTCCGCCCAGACGCGGTCCGGTACGGGGGTGCGGACCGCCGGCACCACGATCGACTGCCCTGACGTCGGCAGCAAGCTGACCTCGGTCCCCGAGCAGGCGAGGGCGGAGGTCGACAAGGAACTCGCCCTCCTGGACGAGCAGATCGCCAAGGCCTACCAGCGGCTGAGCGAGTCGGCCCAGCAGATCCAGCAGGATTCCGGCTTCGCCGACAACGCGATCATGAACCCGCTGAAGGAGAAGCGCGGCGCGACCCTCGAGCGCATCGCCATCGCCATCGACCGGGTGGGAGACCGCCCCGAGGGACTCGACGCCCTCGCGGCCTGCACCGTCCGGGACTCCGGCAACCAGGCTCCCGAGCAGGGCGAGGGCCAGGACGCCGGCGACGGCGGCGGCGAGGAGCAGCCCGGCCAGGAGCAGGGGAACGGCCAGGGCCAGGGTCAGGGCAACAACGGCGGGCAGGCGGGCAACGGCCCGGTCGCCGCCGACTTCGCGGACATCACCGGCGTCCAGCCCAATGTGAACAGCCCCCGCCAGAAGGGCAACGCCTCCCGAGGCACCTTCGCCACCAGTTGCGGTGTGAACGAGAACGGCCTGTTCAACTCCGACAACATCATCGCCGCCCCGGGTGTCACCAACGGCGCCCACCACTTCCACGACTACGTCGGCAACCAGGCCAACAACGCCTTCGCCAGCGACCAGGACCTCGCGGACGCCGAGACCAGCTGCGACGACCAGGGCGACAAGTCCTCCTACTACTGGCCCGTCCTGCGCGTGCAGAACGGCACCCAGGAGCAGGACGCGGGCTCGCCCGGCGGCGGCATCGAGGGCAACGCCGGCGCGATCGTCACGCCCAAGCAGGTCACCCTCGACTTCGTGGGCAACCCGCGCGACAAGGTCACGGCCATGCCGCGGCTGCTGCGCATCATCACCGGCGACGCCAAGTCGTTCGTCAACGGCCCGGCCAACGCCAACGCCTCCTGGAGCTGCACCGGCTTCGAGGACCGGCAGCTCAAGGACAAGTACCCGCTGTGCCCGAAGGGCAGCGACGTGGTGCGCTCCTTCAAGTTCCAGAGCTGCTGGGACGGCCGCAACATCGACAGCGCCAACCACCGCACCCACGTGGCGTTCGCCGACGCCTCCGGCGCGTGCCCGTCCGGTTTCCGGGCGATTCCGCAGCTGGTCCAGCGCATCGTCTACGACGTCGACGCGCCGAGCCTGAAGGACGGCGGCCGTACGACACCGCTGTTCGCGGTGGACTCCTTCCCCGAGCAGCTGCACAAGCCGGTCACCGACCACGGCGACTTCATCAACGTCTTCGACGAGGACCTGATGGGGGAGATGGTCGACTGCATCAACGACGGCCGGAAGTGCGGAGCCGGGGCGGGAGCCGAGCCCGGCGACAAGCCGACCGAGAAGCCCACCGAGAAGCCGACCGAGAAGCCGAGCGAGGCCCCCGGGGCGGGGGAGGAGCCGACCGAGGAGCCGACGAAGACCCCCGAGGCCCCGCAGGAGCAGCCCACCCGCACCCCGGACGCCCCGAAGGACGGCAACGCCGGTGGCAAGCCCGGCGACACGGGCAACGACGGAAAGGGCGGCAAGGACGGGGAGGGCGAGGCTTCCGAGCCACCGGCGACGAACAAGCCCGCTCCCGAGCCGGAGCCGAGCGACCCGCCCGCCGACGAGGCCGAGGTGTACGCGACGCCTTCGGCGAAGTCCGGTGAGCAGGACGGTTCGAAGGACGACACCGGCGAGGACTCGGACGGCCTCGGCCAGTCCCAGGCCGTCGGCGAGGCGACCAGCGCCGCCGTGACCCCGGCGGCCCCGCCCCAGACCGAACCCCAGGCGGTCGGCAGCGGCAGCCTGGCCGAGACCGGCGCCCAAATGTGGCCGGCCGCGGCGGGCGCCGTACTCCTCATCACGGGCTTCGTGGTCCTCCGCCGCGCCAGGCGCACCTGA
- a CDS encoding SRPBCC family protein — protein MSQVEESIEVHVPVHTAYNQWTQFEDFPQFMEGVERIEQRTDTLTHWVTKVGGQEREFDAEITEQVPDERVAWTTVGGEARQAGVVTFHRIQDDTTKVMLQLEFDPVGLTETVGDKLGFVKRQVSGDLRRFKQFMEARGSETGAWRGAV, from the coding sequence TTGTCACAGGTAGAGGAATCCATCGAGGTCCACGTCCCGGTGCACACGGCCTACAACCAGTGGACCCAGTTCGAGGACTTTCCGCAGTTCATGGAAGGCGTGGAGCGCATCGAGCAGCGCACCGACACGCTGACGCACTGGGTGACGAAGGTCGGCGGCCAGGAGCGGGAGTTCGACGCGGAGATCACCGAGCAGGTTCCCGACGAGCGCGTCGCCTGGACGACGGTGGGCGGAGAGGCCCGGCAGGCCGGGGTGGTGACGTTCCACCGCATCCAGGACGACACGACCAAGGTCATGCTGCAGTTGGAGTTCGACCCCGTGGGGCTGACCGAGACCGTGGGCGACAAGCTCGGGTTCGTCAAGCGGCAGGTCTCGGGCGACCTGCGGCGGTTCAAGCAGTTCATGGAGGCCCGCGGTTCGGAGACGGGCGCCTGGCGCGGCGCGGTCTGA
- a CDS encoding lytic polysaccharide monooxygenase auxiliary activity family 9 protein: MNGHGHACNEPHPVRSRTLRSRLTLALSVLVAALLSLIPWSGTAVAHGSVVDPASRNYGCWLRWGNDHLNPAMAQQDPMCWQAWRSDANAMWNWNGLYRNGSGGNFQAVIPNGQLCSGGRTEGGRYNSLDTVGAWKTTDIGANFTVKLYDQASHGADYFLVYVTRQGFNPATQPLTWNDLRLVTRTGRYGPSQNYEIPVSTSGLSGRHVVYTIWQASHMDQTYFLCSDVNFR; the protein is encoded by the coding sequence ATGAATGGTCATGGTCATGCTTGTAATGAGCCCCATCCGGTCAGGTCCCGTACGCTCCGGTCCCGTCTGACGCTCGCCCTGAGCGTGCTGGTCGCCGCGCTGCTCAGCCTGATCCCCTGGAGCGGCACGGCCGTCGCCCACGGCTCGGTCGTCGACCCGGCATCCCGCAACTACGGCTGCTGGCTGCGCTGGGGCAACGACCATCTCAATCCCGCCATGGCCCAGCAGGACCCCATGTGCTGGCAGGCGTGGCGGAGCGACGCGAACGCCATGTGGAACTGGAACGGCCTGTACCGCAACGGCTCGGGCGGCAACTTCCAGGCCGTGATCCCCAACGGCCAGCTCTGCAGCGGCGGCCGTACCGAGGGCGGCCGGTACAACTCCCTCGACACGGTCGGCGCCTGGAAGACGACGGACATCGGCGCGAATTTCACCGTGAAGCTCTACGACCAGGCCAGCCACGGCGCCGACTACTTCCTGGTGTACGTCACACGGCAGGGCTTCAACCCCGCCACCCAGCCGCTGACCTGGAACGACCTCCGGCTCGTCACCCGCACCGGCAGGTACGGGCCCAGCCAGAACTACGAGATCCCCGTGAGCACTTCGGGACTGAGCGGCCGACACGTCGTCTACACGATCTGGCAGGCGTCGCACATGGACCAGACCTACTTCCTGTGCAGTGATGTGAACTTCCGCTGA